AGATAATAAAAACATTAATATTAATATTAATGAACTTTTAATGCTTCAAAAGATAGACGCAACAAAAAATATTGTTGATCTTGTTGAAAAAATTATAGAAAGGAAGATGATAACTTCTTAATGGAAAACATTATGAAAAATTTGAAAAATGTCTTTTTTATTGGTATTGGCGGTACTGGCATGAGCGCTTTGGCTTTTTTTCTTCTTGAAGATGGGAAGGTTATTTCTGGATCTGATAAAAAAGAATCCAGGTCTCTTTTAAAATTAAAACAAAAGGGTGTAAATATATATGTTGGTCACGATCCTGACAACATAGCTGATGACGTTGACGTTGTGGTATATTCTGGAGCAATACCAGCTGACAATTGCGAGCTCTTAAGTGCAAAAAAAAGAAATATTCCAGTTCTTTCAAGGGCTCAGATGTTATCTAAGATAATTGAACAAAAGTTTTCTATTGCTGTTGCTGGAACTCACGGAAAAACAACTACAACCTCAATGATTAGTAAGATGCTTAATGATGCAGGACTTGATCCGTCCTTTTTAATTGGAGGAGAGTTAAACGATTACGGTGCTAACGCAAGACATGGAAGTGGACCGTATATAGTTATAGAAGCTGACGAAAGTGATGGTTCATTTTTAAATTACAAGCCTAATATTGCAGTTATTACAAATATTGATTTCGATCATCCAAGCTTCTTCAATGACTTACAGATGGTAGAAGATTATTTTGAGAGGTTTATGCAAGGCATTAACGAAGATGGAAAATTGGTAATTTGTGGCGATCATCATGTAGCAAGAATTGTCTCGGAAAAGATTACTGATAAAGAAAAGATATTTTATGGATTTGGCGATAACAATAACGTACAGTGTAAAAATGTTATTTTAAGTGGTTTTGGCAGCTATTATGATCTGTATATTGATGGGGAGAAAATTGGGGAAATAACGTTAAACGTTCCTGGGATTCATAATGTGCTAAATTCGCTTGCAGCTTTTAGTGTGGCAAAATTAAT
This genomic window from Thermodesulfobium sp. 4217-1 contains:
- the murC gene encoding UDP-N-acetylmuramate--L-alanine ligase; this encodes MENIMKNLKNVFFIGIGGTGMSALAFFLLEDGKVISGSDKKESRSLLKLKQKGVNIYVGHDPDNIADDVDVVVYSGAIPADNCELLSAKKRNIPVLSRAQMLSKIIEQKFSIAVAGTHGKTTTTSMISKMLNDAGLDPSFLIGGELNDYGANARHGSGPYIVIEADESDGSFLNYKPNIAVITNIDFDHPSFFNDLQMVEDYFERFMQGINEDGKLVICGDHHVARIVSEKITDKEKIFYGFGDNNNVQCKNVILSGFGSYYDLYIDGEKIGEITLNVPGIHNVLNSLAAFSVAKLIGLDFVSAFDSIATFSGVRRRFELKCNNPYIIDDYAHHPEEINTVLQTARNIFKDKNLVLIFQPHRFSRTEKFLDDFCNILTKADVLLLFDVFAAGEKTLNPDMGNLLFKLCKKKMNGNAFFVSRDLIYEIIPKIHNNNNVYLFMGAGDITKICDKIASNFSNTEKEQRKQISDQNTSELST